One genomic window of Conger conger chromosome 7, fConCon1.1, whole genome shotgun sequence includes the following:
- the srsf1b gene encoding serine/arginine-rich splicing factor 1B yields MSGGGVIRGPAGNNDCRIYVGNLPPDIRTKDVEDVFYKYGAIRDIDLKTRRGGPPFAFVEFEDPRDAEDAVYGRDGYDYDGYRLRVEFPRSGRGGGRGGGGAGTPRGRYGPPSRRSEYRVIVSGLPPSGSWQDLKDHMREAGDVCYADVFRDGTGVVEFVRKEDMAYAHRKLDSTKFRSHEGETAYIRVKVDGPRSPSYGRSRSRSRSRSRSNSRSRSRSYSQQRRSRGSPRYSPRHSRSRSRT; encoded by the exons ATGTCTGGTGGCGGTGTGATCCGAGGCCCGGCTGGAAATAACGATTGCCGAATTTATGTGGGGAATCTTCCTCCGGATATTCGTACTAAGGACGTCGAGGACGTTTTCTACAAGTATGGGGCGATCCGAGACATCGACTTGAAAACTCGTAGGGGAGGACCACCATTTGCCTTTGTGGAATTTGAGGATCCAAG agatgCAGAGGACGCTGTGTATGGACGGGATGGCTATGATTATGATGGATACCGCCTGCGAGTCGAATTTCCGAGGAGCGGTAGGGGTGGCGGGAGAGGGGGCGGAGGAGCCGGTACCCCCAGGGGCAGATATGGACCCCCATCCAGACGCTCCGAATACAGAGTGATCGTTTCAG GGCTTCCTCCAAGCGGTAGCTGGCAGGATTTAAAGGATCACATGCGTGAAGCAGGTGATGTATGTTACGCTGACGTTTTCCGAGATGGAACTGGTGTTGTGGAGTTTGTGCGCAAAGAAGACATGGCCTACGCACATCGAAAGCTGGATAGCACTAAATTCCGATCACATGAG GGCGAGACGGCGTACATCCGGGTGAAAGTGGACGGCCCCAGGAGCCCGAGTTACGGACGCTCCCGGTCCCGCAGCAGGAGCCGAAGCCGCAGCAACAGCCGCAGCCGCAGCCGCAGCTACTCCCAGCAGCGCCGCAGCAGAGGATCCCCGCGCTACTCTCCACGCCACAGCCGCTCCCGCTCTCGTACCTAA
- the dynll2b gene encoding dynein, light chain, LC8-type 2b, which produces MADRKAVIKNADMSEDMQQDAVDCATQAMEKFNIEKDIAAYIKKEFDKKYNPTWHCIVGRNFGSYVTHETKHFIYFYLGQVAILLFKSG; this is translated from the exons atggctgacaggaaggctgTGATCAAGAATGCTGACATGTCCGAGGACATGCAGCAGGATGCTGTGGACTGTGCCACCCAGGCCATGGAGAAGTTCAACATCGAGAAAGATATCGCTGCATACATTAAGAAG GAGTTTGACAAGAAGTACAATCCCACAtggcattgcattgtgggaaggaaCTTCGGGAGCTACGTAACGCATGAGACAAAGCACTTCATCTACTTCTACCTGGGGCAAGTGGCCATCCTGCTCTTCAAGTCTGGCTGA